In Bacillus sp. S3, the sequence TTCAAAACGTTTTTAGAGGAACAAAATCAACAAGTTCAGCAATTGTTAGAAGCACTGGGTATGCAAAAATAAAAAAAGTGGGAAGGAGTAACTTTCTCCTTCCTAATTTTTTTAAAAGGGGGAGTTCAAATGGCGATAAAATTTGACAGAATTGCATCTGTAGCATTTCTTGTTGTTGGTATTTTATTTATTGTCGGGAGCAGGAATTTATCCAGCACATCATACGGAAGTGTGGTTGGGCCCGATATCTTTCCATTTATTCTTGGAATCATGCTGGTTTTATTAAGTATCCGTTTATTTTTCGAGTCTGCCGCAAGTACCGGGGAAGGGGAAAAGAAGGAACCTTTACAATACAAACCATTCTTAATAATAGCAGCTGCCACATTGGTTTATATTTTAACCTTAGAAATGATCGGTTATGTGATTACAACCTTTCTGTTTTTGTTTATTTGCTTTCAAACAATGGAACGGTCTAAGTGGCTTACATCACTAATCATCTCTGCAGTATTTTCAGGAGTTGTTTATTTCATTTTCGTTGAAGTATTAAAGGGCACATTGCCAGGCTGGCCCATTTGGTTTTAACACCACTGTAGAAAGGAGGAATATCTTTTGAGTACTCTTGATTATTTATTTCATGGATTTGGAACAGCACTTATTTGGTATAATATCATTTTTGCCTTTATAGGGGTGTTAATAGGGACGGCGGTTGGTGTTTTGCCAGGGATTGGTCCTATGAGCGGGGTAGCACTCCTAATCCCGGTAACAGCTTCTATCACTGGGGGACTGCCGCCGGAACAAGCGGCAACAAGCGCGATTATCCTTCTGGCAGGCGTTTATTATGGAGCGATGTATGGGGGTTCGACTACTTCTATTCTATTAAATACACCGGGGGAGTCCTCGTCTGTTGTAACGACATTAGATGGATACCAGATGGCGAAGAAAGGAAGAGCTGGAAGCGCCCTATCGATCGCCGCAATTGGCTCCTTTGTTGGTGGACTTGTGACAATCATTGCATTGATTGTCTTAGCAAAGCCTTTATCCAATATAGCGCTTAAATTTGGCCCGGCTGAATATTTTTCGTTAATGCTTCTAGGGCTTGCTGCAGTTAGCGGGTTAGCAGGGAAATCGGTCACAAAAGCATTAATTATGACTATTTGCGGGTTATTACTCGGAACGATTGGGATTGACAACGTTTCGGGAATTGCCAGATTCACCTTCGATGTTCCGTGGCTTTACCAAGGAATCGAATTCTTAACCATCGCTGTTGGGCTGTTTGCGCTCGGTGAGGTGTTTAAAACGATTTTAGAAAAAGAAGAGGAAGACGGGGAAATTGCGAAAATAAATAATATGCTTCCATCTAAAGAAGAGTTTAAGGAATCGGCAGGACCGATTGCCCGTGGTTCCCTTCTAGGCTTTTTTGTCGGCATTTTACCGGGAGCAGGTGCGACACTGGCATCCTTCTTCTCTTATATTCTCGAAAAAAAGATTTCCAAAAATCCCTCGAAATTTGGAACAGGTGCAATTGCTGGTGTAGCGGCACCGGAAACTGCGAATAATGCCGCATCCGGCGGCGCGATGATCCCTTTACTGACATTAGGTATACCGGGTTCGGGAACCACTGCTATTTTAATGGGAGCGTTAATGATGTACAATGTCCAGCCCGGGCCATTATTATTTGAGGATCATCCACAGGTTGCCTGGGGTCTGATTGCTAGTATGTTTATCGGAAACATTATGTTATTAATCTTAAATTTGCCACTTGTAAAGGTATTTGCCAAAATCATTGAGACACCGAAGAAATATTTGATTCCGATGATTATCGCCATCTCGATATTTGGTGTCTATGCGGTACAAGTATCAACATATGATCTTTTGCTTTTATTAGCATGCGGTGTTCTTGGTTATTTCTTTAGTAAACATGACTATCCGATTGCCCCGCTTGTTCTCGGTCTTGTATTAGGACCTATGATTGAGAATAATCTTAGAAGGGCATTAACCATATCTAATGGAGATTACGGTGTATTTTTTACCCGGCCGCTTTCTTTGGTATTTCTACTGATTACGGTACTTTGGCTTGTTGTACCATTGCTGTTGAAACGGAAAGGGAAAGAAGTCATCATTAATGTAGAAGGGTAGATTTCAGAAGATTAAGAAAAAACTCCTTTTTAAAAGGAGTTTTTTTTTATATGATAAAGAAGAGGTGCTTTTATGCGATTACATACGAAATTAATGCTTGGAATCTCCATACTTATTATTGTCCTTGGAACGATTATTGAATTTACATTTAAAAATATTTTGGAAACCAATTTGAAACATGAAATCGGTTCTAAAGCATTATCTGTTGCACAATCGATTTCGAGTATGCCGGAGATCGAAGCTGCTTTTAGCACAAATAATCCGTCAGCGATTATTCAACCCATTGCTGAAAAAATTCGCAAGCAGGTTGACGCGGAATTTATCGTCATTGGAAACCGGAATGAAATCCGCTACTCTCACCCGAATCCCAAACGGTTAGGACAGAAAATGGTAGGTGGAGATAATGGCCGTGTGTTTAAAGGGGAATCGGTCATCTCAGAGTCCACCGGAACCCTCGGACCTTCCCTGAGGGGGAAGGCACCGATTTTCAGCGGGGAAAAGGTAATCGGTGTTGTTTCTGTGGGTTACCTCCAAACTGATATCGAAAAAGAAGTAGCAAAAATCCAGAAAAAGATCTTTGTTGCTACATTAATTATTTTATTCGGCGGGCTGATCGCTGCACTATTAATCTCGCTCAATATTAAAAGAGCCATTTTTGGATTGGAACCAAAGGAAATTGCCTGGATGTATCAGGAAAAACACGCGATTCTAGAATCCATTCATGAAGGAATCATTGCCATTGATACGAACGGCAGGATCACGGTGGTAAATGAAACAGCCCACACCATTTTAAAGGTACCAATGCAAACATTGCTTCGCGGAAAACGAATTGAAGAAGTCCTGGAAAATACACATCTGCTTAAAGTCGTTGAAACGGGACAAGCCGAGTATGATCAGGAAATTTTGATTTCAGGAGAAGTTTATTTAGCCAATCGCATTCCTATTTTCAATAATAAGGATGAAGTAATAGGTGCGGTAGCCAGCTTTCGGAATAAGTCCGAGCTTACCAAGCTCCTAAAGGAATTATCGCATATTAAAACGTATGCGGAGGGCTTGCGGGCCCAAACCCACGAATATTCTAATCGGCTTTATACCCTGTTGGGCTTGATCCAGCTCGGTTCCTATAAAGAAGCGATTGATTTTATCTCAAAGGAAGTAGATGTGGCCCAAGGGTTCATTCAATTTTTAATGAAGGAAGTACCTGACCCGATTATTGCCGCCTTTATCTTAGGGAAGGTAAGTTTAGCAAGTGAATTAAAAATTCAATTTTCAATCGACCGAGAGAGCAGCTTTACAGATGTACCTGCAGCGATTAGCAGGGACTCGTTAATAACCATTATTGGAAACCTGGTGAATAATGCCTTTGAAGCTGTAAGAGAGAGTGACAAAGAGGAAAAGAAGGTTGCCCTATTTTTAACCGATCTTGGCAAGGAATTGATTATGGAAGTAGAAGATAACGGTAATGGAATAGAGGAAACTAGCGGCAATCTGATATTTAAACAAGGTTACACAACAAAAGACACAAGCAGTAATGCTGGAATTGGACTAAGTTTAGTACAAAAGGCGGTTAACGAATTAGGCGGAACGATCACGTTTTCTTCGGCAAAGGGAGAAGGCACAATTTTTACTGTGGCAATACCAAAAAGTAGGGGGGATTTGGATGAAGGGGAACCGAGACATTGAAGTATTAATTGTAGAGGACGACTTAAGGGTGGCTGAGATTCAAAAACGTTTTCTAGAGCAGATTGAAGGGTTTCAAACAGTCGGGATTGCTGCAAGTTATGTGGAGGCTAAAACGTTAATTGAGATCATGCAGCCTGACTTGCTCTTACTTGACGTCTTTTTTCCAGATATGAACGGACTGGATTTGTTGAAGGAAACAAAGCAGCAGAAGAAACAAATGAACGTCATTATGATTACGGCAGCAAAAGAGATTCAAAGAGTGCAAGAAGCCATTCGAATTGGTGTATTTGATTATATTATTAAACCTGTTGTGTTTGAACGTTTAAAACAATCCTTACTCCGTTTTAAGGATTTTCATCGAAAGTTGGTACAGTTAGAAGAAGATGGTTACCATGTCACTCAGCAGCAGGTTGATCAGCTTCTTCGAAAAGAAGTTGAAATCGGCTCAAACGAAAAGGTTTATTTGCCGAAGGGAATTGATCCACTCACACTCGAAAAGGTGCTCGAGGTTTTAAGCAGGGAAGGCGGCGGCCATACGGCTGAATTAGTTGCCAAAGAAATTGGTGTCAGCCGGACAACCGCTAGGCGGTATTTAGAACATCTTGTATCAGAGGAAAAAATCGAAGCAGATCTCGCATACGGAACCGTAGGCAGGCCGGAGCGGGTATATGTTGTAACAAAGTAACGGTGAAGTCGTTTTGCAATCCTTCATTGACATTTTATTATATTATAATAAGATGGAACTCCATGAAAATGAGGAATTTTTTATGAGGGAGGAAAAAATGGGCTTTATTTTTCAATTTTTGATCATTTGGGTTTTTAGCTTTGTGATTGCAAGGATGTTAAGTCCTTTTTCAAAAACACAATGGAAAAATGATTTTATGATTACGTCAGCTCAATCCTTAATCATTACGATTTTACTGGTGTATTTCTTTTAATGCGTTCGGTGCAATAAAGTACTGAATGAAATGGAAAAAGCCCTTCGTAAAGGGCTTTTTCCATTTACTTTATTTTAATAGAAGCAAGTTGCTCCAATGATGATGAGCAAGATAAACAGTACAACGATTAAAGCAAAACCTCCACCGTAACCAACTCCACCATAACCATAGCCTCCGCAGCAGCCGCCGCCAAATCCACCGTATCCATACATAGTTAATATCCACCTTTCAATTTTGTTTGTAATTTTTTTCTCTTAATAAAAACCGCCGAATCCTCCTCCAACGAACGAAGCTCCTATAATAATGAGAAGGATAAACAATACAACGACTAAGGCAAAACCTCCGCCTGCTCCTACACCATCCATAAATGCAAACCTCCTTTCATCTACTCAATATGTATATGAAAAAATTCAAAATGCGAATGGGCTATATGAAAAATACCTAATTTATTTCAACTTGGAGGATGGATAGGTTAAAATAAAAACATCTCAATTACTAAATAATTTGATGAAAGAGGCAATTGTATGAAAATTGATTTTCCCAAGATTTCAGCTGACTTACCAACAAAGAATTTCCAAGATATTTTATTTGAAGAAGACCCGGAATTAGAAATGTGCCAGGTCATTGACTCTGTTTTTGAAAATGAAGAAATTGGCCGGGTGCGTTTATCCAATATGGTGATTAAGAATTGCCGATTTAACCATACCGATTTTAGGGGGATTGACATAACCGATGTTTGGTTTGAAAACTGCGATTTATCCAATACCAATCTGAGCAAGTCTTCCATTCACCGGGTTGTATTCAAGAATAGTAAATTAGTGGGTGTGGATTTTACTGAATCACGGTTTGGAAATGTTCAGTTTGACAATGCTGTTTTAAACTTAGCGGCGTTCGGGGACTCAAAGCTTGAAAAATGTAAGTTTCATGAAACGTCACTTAAAAACACCGATTTCTTTGAATGTAAACTGAAGAACGTTGAATTTCAGTTTTGTATTTTGGATGGAGCAAACTTTGAACAAACGCCACTGAAGGGCATCGATATCAGTACCTCAACATTTAATTCGCTGACGGTGTCGATGGATGATTTAAAAGGCTGTAAAGTCTCATCCTTCCAAGCGATTCAATTCGCCGCATTAATGGGGTTGGTGATCAAGGATTAGGGGATTTAGTTCGTGACTGTTCGTTAATAAATAGGATAAAAATAAATTTAATCGACAAATATTTACATTAATTGCTATAATCATGAATGAAGGAGGTGAGAAAAGTGGAAGAAACACTTAAATTAATTTTGGACAAACTCAATAACCTTGACCAAAAAGTAAGCAGCCTGGACCAAAAAGTAAGCAGCCTGGATCAAAAGGTAAGCAGCCTGGATCAAAAGGTAAGCAGCCTGGATCAAAAGGTAAGCAGCTTGGATCAAAAGGTAAGCAGCCTGGATCAAAAGGTAAGCAGCCTGGATCAAAAGGTAAGCAGCCTGGATCAAAAGGTAAGCAGCTTGGATCAAAAGGTAAGCAGCCTGGATCAAAAGGTAAGCAGCCTGGACCAAAAGGTAAGCAGCCTGGATGAAAAGGTAAACACAATGGAACAAGAATTAAAGAGACATGGGGATTTAATTTACCAGTTAATTGAGACGGTTGCAGCTACGAATGTAAAGATTTCTGAAACAAACGCAAGAGTTGGCAGACTTGAAAATAAAGTAGACACTGTTATTGAAGATGTTCAAGATATCAAAACTTCTATGGCTACAAAACATGATCTTGAATACTACGATCAGATGATTTCCGAACACTCCAGAGAAATTCATAAGTTAAAAAATAACTAACACTTCAAAGGAATTCCTCACAATTACATTTCCATAGATAAAAATCCTCGTACTTGCTGCTCCAATAGCTACGGGGATTTTTAATGAGATTTTGTTCATTCTACTCCCAGACTCGATCAATTGGTCATTAGACGAAACAAATGATGGTACTAACGCGCTGCTGAGGAAAGGATATAAAATCATTGATGAATGTGAAACATTTCACATAAAGTTCACGAATAGGACGGTCATGAAACGAGATAATAATGTATATTACCACTATAATCATATTGTTTATGTTATTAGGGGGATTAGGAATGAGAAAGATATTTCAAACTTTATTAATACTTGGACTGATCATGACACCAATTTTTACAGAAGCACATGTGAAATGGTT encodes:
- a CDS encoding pentapeptide repeat-containing protein; protein product: MKIDFPKISADLPTKNFQDILFEEDPELEMCQVIDSVFENEEIGRVRLSNMVIKNCRFNHTDFRGIDITDVWFENCDLSNTNLSKSSIHRVVFKNSKLVGVDFTESRFGNVQFDNAVLNLAAFGDSKLEKCKFHETSLKNTDFFECKLKNVEFQFCILDGANFEQTPLKGIDISTSTFNSLTVSMDDLKGCKVSSFQAIQFAALMGLVIKD
- a CDS encoding YjcZ family sporulation protein, which gives rise to MDGVGAGGGFALVVVLFILLIIIGASFVGGGFGGFY
- a CDS encoding tripartite tricarboxylate transporter permease, encoding MSTLDYLFHGFGTALIWYNIIFAFIGVLIGTAVGVLPGIGPMSGVALLIPVTASITGGLPPEQAATSAIILLAGVYYGAMYGGSTTSILLNTPGESSSVVTTLDGYQMAKKGRAGSALSIAAIGSFVGGLVTIIALIVLAKPLSNIALKFGPAEYFSLMLLGLAAVSGLAGKSVTKALIMTICGLLLGTIGIDNVSGIARFTFDVPWLYQGIEFLTIAVGLFALGEVFKTILEKEEEDGEIAKINNMLPSKEEFKESAGPIARGSLLGFFVGILPGAGATLASFFSYILEKKISKNPSKFGTGAIAGVAAPETANNAASGGAMIPLLTLGIPGSGTTAILMGALMMYNVQPGPLLFEDHPQVAWGLIASMFIGNIMLLILNLPLVKVFAKIIETPKKYLIPMIIAISIFGVYAVQVSTYDLLLLLACGVLGYFFSKHDYPIAPLVLGLVLGPMIENNLRRALTISNGDYGVFFTRPLSLVFLLITVLWLVVPLLLKRKGKEVIINVEG
- a CDS encoding sensor histidine kinase encodes the protein MRLHTKLMLGISILIIVLGTIIEFTFKNILETNLKHEIGSKALSVAQSISSMPEIEAAFSTNNPSAIIQPIAEKIRKQVDAEFIVIGNRNEIRYSHPNPKRLGQKMVGGDNGRVFKGESVISESTGTLGPSLRGKAPIFSGEKVIGVVSVGYLQTDIEKEVAKIQKKIFVATLIILFGGLIAALLISLNIKRAIFGLEPKEIAWMYQEKHAILESIHEGIIAIDTNGRITVVNETAHTILKVPMQTLLRGKRIEEVLENTHLLKVVETGQAEYDQEILISGEVYLANRIPIFNNKDEVIGAVASFRNKSELTKLLKELSHIKTYAEGLRAQTHEYSNRLYTLLGLIQLGSYKEAIDFISKEVDVAQGFIQFLMKEVPDPIIAAFILGKVSLASELKIQFSIDRESSFTDVPAAISRDSLITIIGNLVNNAFEAVRESDKEEKKVALFLTDLGKELIMEVEDNGNGIEETSGNLIFKQGYTTKDTSSNAGIGLSLVQKAVNELGGTITFSSAKGEGTIFTVAIPKSRGDLDEGEPRH
- a CDS encoding YjcZ family sporulation protein, which produces MYGYGGFGGGCCGGYGYGGVGYGGGFALIVVLFILLIIIGATCFY
- a CDS encoding tripartite tricarboxylate transporter TctB family protein; amino-acid sequence: MAIKFDRIASVAFLVVGILFIVGSRNLSSTSYGSVVGPDIFPFILGIMLVLLSIRLFFESAASTGEGEKKEPLQYKPFLIIAAATLVYILTLEMIGYVITTFLFLFICFQTMERSKWLTSLIISAVFSGVVYFIFVEVLKGTLPGWPIWF
- a CDS encoding response regulator, encoding MKGNRDIEVLIVEDDLRVAEIQKRFLEQIEGFQTVGIAASYVEAKTLIEIMQPDLLLLDVFFPDMNGLDLLKETKQQKKQMNVIMITAAKEIQRVQEAIRIGVFDYIIKPVVFERLKQSLLRFKDFHRKLVQLEEDGYHVTQQQVDQLLRKEVEIGSNEKVYLPKGIDPLTLEKVLEVLSREGGGHTAELVAKEIGVSRTTARRYLEHLVSEEKIEADLAYGTVGRPERVYVVTK